A single region of the Oenococcus kitaharae DSM 17330 genome encodes:
- the trpB gene encoding tryptophan synthase subunit beta: MTEENTAAQVKRTGYFGDYGGQYVPEAVKTALNKLEKVYLQYKDDSEFRTELAGYLKDYSGRETSLYYAESLTKYLGGAKVYLKREDLNHLGAHKLNNVLGQILLARRMGKKRVVAETGAGQHGVATAAAAAKFGMSCDIFMGAMDMQRQKLNVFRMEMMGATVHSVSAGTATLKNAVDAALGYYAQHLDDTFYVLGSAVGPHPYPTIVKDFQSVISKEARRQILEKEGRLPDAIIACIGGGSNAIGAFAEFIPDKNVRLIGAEAAGKGVDTPENAATMTNGRPGIADGMFSYLLQDAQGGVLPAYSISAGLDYPGVGPEHSFLKDTHRAEYYAITDKEAVDAFLLLSKLEGIIPALESSHAVAQAVKMVPKMSKDQIVIINLSGRGDKDVEQVAHYIGRDL; the protein is encoded by the coding sequence AAATACAGCAGCACAAGTAAAAAGAACCGGCTATTTTGGTGATTACGGCGGACAATATGTCCCTGAAGCCGTCAAAACAGCTTTGAATAAATTGGAAAAGGTTTATCTGCAATATAAAGATGATTCAGAATTCCGCACAGAGTTGGCTGGATATTTAAAGGACTATTCCGGCAGGGAAACGTCGCTCTATTACGCCGAATCACTGACCAAATATTTGGGCGGCGCAAAAGTCTACTTAAAACGCGAGGATTTAAACCATTTGGGTGCCCACAAGTTAAATAATGTTTTGGGACAAATTTTATTAGCACGGCGCATGGGCAAAAAGAGGGTCGTGGCCGAAACAGGGGCTGGCCAGCATGGTGTCGCTACAGCCGCGGCAGCTGCTAAATTTGGTATGTCCTGTGATATTTTTATGGGTGCCATGGATATGCAGCGGCAAAAATTGAATGTTTTCCGCATGGAAATGATGGGCGCAACGGTTCATTCTGTTTCAGCCGGTACAGCCACCTTAAAAAACGCAGTTGATGCAGCCTTAGGCTACTACGCTCAGCACCTAGACGATACTTTTTACGTCTTAGGTTCAGCAGTCGGCCCGCACCCTTATCCGACGATTGTCAAAGACTTCCAGAGTGTCATCAGCAAAGAAGCTCGTCGCCAGATTCTTGAAAAAGAAGGCCGCCTGCCCGATGCGATTATTGCCTGCATTGGCGGCGGATCAAATGCCATTGGTGCCTTTGCAGAATTTATTCCTGACAAAAATGTGCGTTTGATTGGTGCTGAGGCAGCCGGCAAAGGTGTTGATACGCCAGAAAACGCTGCCACGATGACTAACGGCCGCCCTGGCATTGCTGATGGTATGTTTTCCTATCTTTTACAAGATGCACAAGGCGGCGTGCTGCCAGCTTATTCAATTTCTGCAGGTCTTGATTATCCAGGCGTTGGTCCTGAACATTCATTTTTGAAAGATACGCATCGCGCTGAATACTACGCAATCACGGATAAAGAAGCCGTTGACGCATTTCTATTGCTGTCGAAGCTGGAAGGCATTATTCCGGCCCTTGAGAGTTCACACGCTGTGGCCCAAGCTGTCAAGATGGTGCCAAAAATGTCTAAAGACCAGATTGTGATTATTAATCTGTCGGGACGAGGCGATAAAGATGTTGAACAAGTTGCCCACTATATCGGCCGGGACTTGTGA
- a CDS encoding alpha-galactosidase produces MSISVNQQAKVFHLQTAHSSYIFHVMANGDLGQLYFGRKIHVKDHYDNLAKRERREAMVAWGKDFDDFQPDNLKTEYAAFGRGDFRDPAYQIAAENGSRISELAYAGYHIEDGKARLSELPSAFSQPSEGVQTLTIDLADPLTGLQASLHYSVFEQEDVIVRSTTFSNLSDNKIILRRAMSAQLDLPDSRFQMISFAGSWARERQEVKNALKPGIQSVGSLRTASSHQENPFIMLARPETSEDTGDVFAFNLIYSGNFLDQVEVNHYDLTRVLIGIHPEEFAWTLDPNESFQTPEAVLSFSKQGFNQLSQQLTNFYANHLVNPRFAKQPRPILVNNWEATYFDFNEDKLLAIAKKAAELGIELFVLDDGWFGHRDDDHTSLGDWFVDKKKLPQGLPHLADAVHGLGLKFGLWFEPEMISMASELYKKHPDWLIVSPKRQPIAGRNQYVLDFTRNEIVDTVFQMMAQRIEESHLDYVKWDMNRYITDMFGSQLPADRQLEMAHRYILGVYHLYQRLIDRFPDVLFESCASGGGRFDLGMMYYAPQAWTSDNTDALSRIQIQYGTSYGYAPSMMGAHVSDVPNYQTGRITPLSTRGRVAYFGDLGYELDITKLSEKEQQEIKKQVAFYKRHRQLFQFGTFYRLQSPFAGDKNVASWEVVNADRTLAIAARYQFLNRPNPAYLRLYFMGLSPDRLYRINGSEETFFGDELEDAGYAVDQILDINQPMTASADFSAHLFIAQAVE; encoded by the coding sequence ATGTCAATTAGTGTCAATCAGCAAGCAAAAGTGTTTCATCTGCAGACAGCTCACAGCAGCTATATTTTTCATGTGATGGCAAACGGTGATTTAGGCCAATTATACTTTGGCCGCAAAATCCATGTTAAAGATCACTATGACAATCTGGCCAAACGCGAGCGGCGCGAAGCGATGGTTGCCTGGGGAAAGGACTTTGATGATTTTCAGCCCGATAATTTGAAGACCGAATATGCTGCTTTTGGCCGCGGCGATTTTAGAGATCCCGCTTATCAGATTGCAGCAGAGAACGGCAGCCGAATCAGTGAATTGGCATATGCCGGCTATCATATCGAAGACGGTAAGGCACGTTTGTCCGAACTGCCTTCAGCATTTAGCCAACCATCTGAAGGTGTGCAGACGTTGACGATTGATCTTGCTGACCCATTGACTGGTTTGCAAGCCAGCCTGCATTACAGTGTCTTTGAACAGGAAGATGTGATCGTCCGAAGCACGACTTTTAGTAATTTAAGTGACAACAAAATTATTTTAAGGCGGGCTATGAGTGCACAATTGGATCTGCCGGACAGCCGTTTCCAGATGATTAGTTTTGCCGGTTCTTGGGCGCGAGAAAGACAAGAAGTCAAAAATGCTCTAAAGCCCGGTATCCAGAGTGTCGGCAGCCTGCGAACCGCTTCGAGCCATCAGGAAAATCCTTTTATCATGCTGGCACGGCCAGAAACTAGCGAAGATACAGGCGACGTCTTTGCCTTTAATCTAATTTATTCTGGTAATTTTCTTGATCAGGTCGAAGTGAATCATTATGATCTGACACGTGTTTTAATTGGCATTCACCCTGAAGAGTTTGCTTGGACGCTTGATCCCAACGAGAGTTTTCAAACACCTGAAGCCGTCTTGAGCTTTTCTAAGCAGGGTTTTAACCAATTGAGCCAGCAGCTGACGAATTTTTATGCCAATCATTTAGTCAATCCGCGTTTTGCCAAACAGCCGCGGCCGATTTTAGTCAACAATTGGGAAGCGACTTACTTTGATTTTAATGAAGATAAATTATTGGCAATCGCCAAGAAAGCTGCTGAATTAGGCATTGAGCTTTTCGTCCTGGATGACGGCTGGTTTGGCCATCGCGATGACGACCACACGTCTTTGGGTGATTGGTTCGTCGACAAAAAGAAACTGCCTCAAGGCTTGCCTCATCTAGCTGACGCTGTGCACGGGCTGGGTCTGAAATTCGGTCTCTGGTTTGAACCAGAAATGATTTCCATGGCCAGTGAGCTTTACAAAAAGCATCCAGACTGGCTAATCGTTTCGCCAAAACGTCAGCCAATCGCTGGCCGCAATCAGTATGTTCTCGATTTTACGCGTAATGAAATTGTTGACACTGTTTTCCAAATGATGGCGCAGCGCATTGAAGAATCGCATCTGGATTATGTGAAATGGGACATGAATCGCTACATTACTGATATGTTCGGCAGCCAATTACCAGCTGACCGGCAATTAGAAATGGCACATCGTTACATCTTGGGTGTTTATCATCTATACCAGCGTCTGATTGATCGTTTCCCAGATGTCTTATTTGAATCCTGTGCTTCGGGCGGTGGCCGCTTTGATTTGGGCATGATGTATTACGCACCGCAGGCTTGGACCAGTGACAACACCGATGCACTTTCACGGATCCAAATCCAATATGGGACTTCTTATGGTTATGCACCGTCGATGATGGGGGCCCACGTTTCTGACGTACCTAATTATCAGACTGGTCGCATCACGCCGCTATCGACACGGGGACGCGTTGCCTATTTCGGTGATTTGGGTTACGAACTGGACATCACAAAGCTGTCCGAAAAAGAACAGCAGGAAATTAAAAAACAGGTTGCTTTTTACAAACGGCATCGGCAGCTTTTCCAATTCGGTACTTTTTATCGCTTACAGAGTCCTTTTGCCGGCGATAAAAATGTCGCCAGCTGGGAAGTTGTCAATGCTGACCGGACACTAGCAATTGCGGCGAGATACCAGTTTCTCAATCGGCCTAATCCAGCCTATCTGCGCCTGTATTTTATGGGCTTATCGCCAGATCGCCTATATCGCATCAATGGCAGTGAGGAAACATTTTTCGGTGACGAACTGGAAGACGCCGGTTACGCCGTTGATCAGATTTTAGACATTAATCAGCCAATGACTGCTTCAGCAGATTTCAGTGCCCATCTATTCATTGCACAAGCTGTCGAGTAA